The genomic region CTGTAAATGCGCCCTCCGGGGAGCCGGGCGAGCGCGGCGGGGCAGATCGGGGGCTGGCGGGGAGGTGTAGCGGGGCCAACCGGAGGTGGCCCGTCGGGTCGCCGCCTCCGCTGCCTCTCCGCGGGGCTTCGCCCGACCAGGCCGTGCGGGAGCAGCGGGCGGGATCCCATCGCCTCCGCACCCGCGGGGGTGCCACGGGGTTCGGCatggggggcgggcgggcgggatgCGGGCCGGGCCCGGCGCTGATCGCCTTCGCTTTCTGCCTCCTCCCAGCGCCGCAGAGATGCGAGGGGCGAAGAAACACCAGGCACTGCCTGCCATCgtgctcctgctgctggcctCGGCCCCGCCGTCGCTGGAAGCCGAGGGCCGGGACGTGCCCGCCGCCGGAGCAGAGCGGGGGGCGCTCCTCGACCTCCTCCTCCAAGCCCTGGGCGACGACGGCCGCCCgctgccgccccgcccgccgcggcgGGACCGGGTGATCTCCCGGCGGTACAGCGGCGGAGGGTCCCCGCCGCCCGACTCCCGCGccatcgccgccgccgccgccgccgccgccccccggcctcCCCCGGCCGTCGCCGCTGCCCCACCGCCCCCACGGCTCTTCGTCGCCGCTCGCCACGGAGGTAAGAGCCACCGCGCTGCCCCGCGCAGGGAGCCCAGGGATGCAGCCCCCTCCGGGTCCTGTGCCGGCCGCCTCCTCCGAGGGCCAAGCCCGACGACTCCTCCATCGCGCCAGCtcgctgcaggcaggaaggggcgAGAGGAGGTGCACTCCCCACGTCCGAGGCGGCAGCCCCCGGGGAAGTTTCTGCCTTTGCTGAGGTCGAGCCCCACTGAgggcagcacagcccagctccactCCCCGGCAGTTCAGCTATGGGAGTATGCGAGATGCGGGGCAGGAGAGGGTCACTCAGGCTTCAGCACCTGCTGGGAGGTCAGTTGTGGGTACGGTTGATCTACAGTCCCTCTGAGGCAAACCTCCCGAGTTCCCTGTGTTGCAACGCAACCAGCACTGAGGGAGCCCTGTTTCTCCCCAAACTTAGCACTGCTCATCTGATttgaataaagaggaaaaatgagTAATCTGAGAGATAGATGCCTGGACTTATTCCTTTTAACTTCCGCTTCAACTTGACTGATTCCCATCTGATGCATTTTTCTAGTGTTGCTGGGACAGGTGCGGGagacctgggctgtgctgggcatggGGGCTTGTTTCACCTTCCAGAGGATGCTCAGGATAGGGTAGGGAGCCATATCCATCACTGTCACTGGCTGTGATAAGCGGGGGCACTTCAGGGCCAAGCACAGCTGCCTGGTGATATTCAGACTGTGCTTGGCCAGGAGACCACGCTGCGGGTCACCTCTGCTGCAACTAGTTTTGATGTGGAGCCATGCAAAACATTTCCTACTAGAGTGGAGCTGCCTGAGGGCCTTGTGTGGGTTAGAACTGGCCAGTTCAGCAAGAAGGAGATTATAGTGACTGTCTTTTGGCTATAGAGAGAAATTAGGGAAGTTTGGTTTCTTAGGGATTTGAGTCCCTGGAGGGCTGTGTCCCTTGTGGCTGATGGCTGGTAACAGGTGAAGCTGAGATGCAACCCTCCCAGGTCACACTGGTAGACATGCTTTTCTCGGTCCAGTGGTCTAATTTAAAGGAAATTAAACGTCATTTTGGAAAAACTGGAAGCCAGCTGACAAGTTCAGAAGTTAGTAGGTGAGTAACTGATTGGTATGGCAGGCACTTGTACAGTGAGATTGCTGCACAGTCTAAGGAAACTGGACTGAAAAAAGACAAATCAAGCAAAAAGGTAGTTAATGTTCTGGCTTTGAAAGATTCTGCTGAGTGTGATCTGCCCCAAGTACCGAGTAAGGGGTTGTGGTGTCCCAATGAATTT from Patagioenas fasciata isolate bPatFas1 chromosome 2, bPatFas1.hap1, whole genome shotgun sequence harbors:
- the ALKAL1 gene encoding ALK and LTK ligand 1 isoform X2; the encoded protein is MRGAKKHQALPAIVLLLLASAPPSLEAEGRDVPAAGAERGALLDLLLQALGDDGRPLPPRPPRRDRVISRRYSGGGSPPPDSRAIAAAAAAAAPRPPPAVAAAPPPPRLFVAARHGEILPRDSSLKDKFIKHFTGPVTFSSECSKHFHRLYHNTRDCSTPAYFLLRREF
- the ALKAL1 gene encoding ALK and LTK ligand 1 isoform X1, translated to MRGAKKHQALPAIVLLLLASAPPSLEAEGRDVPAAGAERGALLDLLLQALGDDGRPLPPRPPRRDRVISRRYSGGGSPPPDSRAIAAAAAAAAPRPPPAVAAAPPPPRLFVAARHGEILPRDSSLKDKFIKHFTGPVTFSSECSKHFHRLYHNTRDCSTPAYYKRCARLLTRLAMSPLCTQS